Proteins from a single region of Phycisphaerae bacterium:
- a CDS encoding PTS sugar transporter subunit IIA, translating into MQLTVRDAARILSVSEKTIYRWINQGSVPAYKVNEQYRFNRAELLEWATSRRINVSVEILHEPESCSVPLPTLLGALRAGGIVYRLGGTDKASVLKSLVEYMRVPEEVDREFLYRVLLAREALGSTGIGEGIAIPHVRNPIVLHVPQPMITLCFLEQPIDFQAFDGQPVDTLFSLISPTVRAHLHLLSRLSFALRDATFKETIRTQRSRDEIIREVERVERSFVPVDAAPAKNPENP; encoded by the coding sequence ATGCAGTTGACTGTGCGGGATGCCGCTAGAATCCTAAGTGTCTCCGAAAAAACGATTTACCGTTGGATCAACCAGGGCAGCGTCCCCGCCTACAAGGTCAACGAACAGTATCGGTTCAACCGGGCAGAGTTGCTGGAATGGGCGACATCCCGGCGAATCAATGTGTCCGTCGAGATTCTCCACGAGCCGGAAAGCTGTTCGGTCCCCCTGCCCACGCTCCTGGGCGCGCTCAGGGCCGGCGGAATCGTCTATCGGCTGGGGGGAACTGACAAGGCGTCCGTTTTGAAGTCCCTGGTCGAGTACATGCGGGTGCCGGAGGAAGTCGACCGGGAGTTCCTCTACCGCGTACTCCTGGCCCGCGAGGCCCTCGGTTCGACCGGCATCGGCGAGGGCATCGCCATCCCGCACGTCCGAAACCCGATCGTCCTCCATGTGCCCCAACCCATGATCACCCTCTGCTTCCTCGAGCAACCAATCGACTTCCAGGCCTTTGACGGCCAGCCCGTCGACACGTTGTTCTCCCTGATCAGTCCAACCGTCCGTGCTCACCTGCACCTCCTGTCCAGATTGTCGTTCGCCCTCCGGGACGCGACCTTCAAGGAGACTATTAGGACGCAGCGTTCTCGCGACGAGATCATCCGCGAAGTCGAACGCGTGGAAAGGTCCTTTGTGCCCGTTGATGCTGCCCCGGCAAAGAACCCGGAGAACCCGTAA
- a CDS encoding SMP-30/gluconolactonase/LRE family protein, with translation MAYHIEVVAADNNMCGEAPVWDPSRSRILWVDIDSSLIFEMDVRGGTTRIIGQDLSVSGIVVNRDGRLVLCGVTGLHLWRRQGDYRTLVSEHGGEKLAFNDMVADSVGRIYAGTLYWVGDRMEKAGRLFLIEADGSIRVVDEGIELSNGLGFSPDNRTLYYSDSSARRIYAYEVNPITGDATKRQVFARVSEDEGIPDGLTVDAEGFVWSAQWYGSQVVRYDPDGKVERRIPMPVRQVSSLAFGGSDLNDLYVTTAGVSWQSNCAPPGYDFGAPNMGGSLYRIRLDVRGKPDYVANMVSMA, from the coding sequence ATGGCATACCATATTGAAGTCGTGGCCGCGGACAACAACATGTGCGGCGAGGCCCCGGTCTGGGATCCCAGCCGGAGCCGAATCTTGTGGGTCGATATTGATTCGTCTCTGATCTTTGAGATGGACGTTCGCGGAGGCACTACCCGGATCATCGGCCAAGATCTCAGCGTCAGCGGGATCGTCGTGAATCGCGATGGCAGGCTGGTTCTGTGCGGGGTAACGGGTCTTCACCTCTGGCGGAGGCAAGGCGACTACCGCACCCTTGTATCGGAGCATGGTGGGGAGAAACTGGCTTTCAATGACATGGTGGCCGACTCGGTGGGGCGGATCTACGCGGGGACGCTCTACTGGGTGGGCGATCGGATGGAGAAGGCGGGCAGGCTGTTTCTCATTGAGGCCGACGGCTCGATCAGAGTCGTGGATGAGGGGATCGAACTGAGCAACGGTCTCGGCTTCAGCCCCGACAACCGCACGCTGTACTATAGTGATTCGAGCGCACGGCGGATCTATGCCTATGAGGTCAACCCAATCACCGGTGACGCGACCAAGCGACAGGTGTTCGCCCGGGTGTCCGAGGACGAGGGCATTCCTGACGGTCTGACGGTGGATGCCGAGGGCTTTGTCTGGAGTGCGCAGTGGTATGGATCACAAGTTGTTCGCTACGACCCGGATGGAAAGGTTGAACGACGCATTCCGATGCCAGTCCGGCAGGTATCCAGCCTGGCGTTTGGCGGCAGCGATCTGAACGATCTGTATGTGACAACGGCCGGCGTATCGTGGCAGAGCAACTGCGCTCCGCCAGGATACGACTTCGGTGCGCCCAACATGGGTGGATCGTTGTATCGCATCCGGCTTGACGTGCGCGGTAAGCCTGACTACGTGGCGAACATGGTCTCGATGGCATGA
- a CDS encoding NADH-quinone oxidoreductase subunit H: MDLASVIHPLLALTLAPLMLGVVNRVKACVAGRNGPSVFQTYRDLRKLLAKGAVYSKTTTWVFRAAPPVTLAAIIVTVLLLPLGSTAALMAFPGDLVLLAYLLGLARFFTVIGALDTGSSFEGMGASREVQFSALAEPVLLLALAALARETGSASLSEIYAGITAAVWTQAGASLAMVIAALLAVFLAENARIPVDDPNTHLELTMIHEVMVLDNSGPDFAFIVYGASVKLWVLGSLLVGLMTPVRSEHVWLDAPVFLLGMFILAVLTGIIESTMARLRLLRVPQMLVGAGALAVFALVLVLR; the protein is encoded by the coding sequence ATGGACCTCGCCTCCGTGATCCACCCGCTCCTGGCTCTCACCTTGGCCCCGCTCATGCTCGGGGTCGTCAACCGGGTCAAAGCCTGCGTTGCCGGCCGCAACGGACCTTCGGTCTTCCAGACCTACCGCGACCTGCGGAAGCTCCTGGCCAAAGGTGCGGTCTACAGCAAGACGACCACCTGGGTCTTCAGGGCGGCACCTCCCGTCACCCTCGCGGCGATTATCGTGACTGTCCTGCTGTTGCCCCTGGGCAGCACGGCCGCCCTCATGGCGTTCCCGGGCGATCTGGTGCTGTTGGCCTATCTACTGGGACTGGCGCGGTTCTTCACCGTGATCGGAGCGCTGGATACGGGATCCAGCTTCGAGGGCATGGGAGCCAGCCGGGAGGTGCAGTTCTCAGCCTTGGCTGAGCCGGTGCTCTTGCTCGCCCTGGCCGCCCTCGCTCGTGAGACCGGCAGCGCCTCGCTCTCTGAGATCTACGCGGGCATCACGGCAGCCGTCTGGACACAGGCCGGAGCGTCGCTGGCGATGGTGATCGCTGCCCTGCTGGCCGTCTTCCTCGCAGAAAACGCTCGCATCCCAGTGGACGACCCGAACACTCACCTGGAACTGACCATGATCCACGAGGTCATGGTGCTGGACAACAGCGGGCCGGATTTCGCTTTCATCGTTTATGGAGCCTCGGTGAAGTTGTGGGTGCTAGGCTCGCTGCTCGTAGGACTGATGACGCCGGTGCGAAGCGAACATGTGTGGCTGGACGCTCCAGTTTTCCTGCTGGGCATGTTCATCCTGGCCGTGCTCACCGGGATCATCGAGTCTACGATGGCCCGGCTGCGTCTGCTTCGCGTGCCGCAGATGCTCGTAGGGGCCGGGGCACTGGCCGTATTCGCTCTCGTTCTGGTGTTGAGGTGA
- a CDS encoding sodium/solute symporter (Members of the Solute:Sodium Symporter (SSS), TC 2.A.21 as described in tcdb.org, catalyze solute:Na+ symport. Known solutes for members of the family include sugars, amino acids, nucleosides, inositols, vitamins, urea or anions, depending on the system.) → MLASVGQVGTIDYAIIAIYFIVTLAVGFWSARRVPESSRGFFLAEKSLPWWVVGLTMVAASISAEQMLGEVAYARDAGLVVSNWDLGVFPSLALMIFVFLPLYLRAGIATIPEYLERRYDKTVRLMFAAYTVFNNAFVALVMVIALGTKALEAFLGLPPVYGALALATLTGLYTVYGGMSSVAWTDTFQCVLLLAGGLLVFAVGLSHVPGGWHGLLERMDHVQSGHLLRGIHDPFVPWPGLIVLMLSTNVWYCCTNQFYVQSCLGAKDQRHGRLGILLTAFLAPILTLCFAFPGYIANDLTRLGVLQPLEDANATYPLLVSRFLGPGFRGFLAAAVLGAIMSTVSSIVNATASVYTMDIYKQWQRPQASDAQMVRTGRLAGFATLLIATPLSQLVIDREYIFTYSQNVWCVLAIPITLVFTLGALWRRATSWAATATFLFVLPFVAVPFLFGSTTDNYLRFQLAAHSPVLVIHMFNFACLLFVAALAFMLIASLLTRSADPAAVAPYVWRPALCRPADDSTPCAWYQSVGLWSSVAGVMFIAIYVIYG, encoded by the coding sequence ATGCTGGCTTCCGTCGGCCAAGTCGGGACAATCGACTATGCGATCATCGCAATCTACTTCATCGTGACGTTGGCCGTCGGGTTCTGGTCGGCTCGGAGAGTCCCTGAATCGTCACGGGGTTTCTTCCTCGCGGAGAAGTCGCTACCGTGGTGGGTCGTCGGTCTCACCATGGTCGCAGCCAGCATCAGCGCCGAACAGATGCTTGGCGAGGTTGCCTACGCGCGGGATGCAGGCCTGGTCGTCTCCAACTGGGACCTGGGTGTGTTCCCCTCTCTGGCGCTCATGATCTTCGTCTTCCTGCCGCTTTACCTCCGGGCCGGTATCGCCACCATCCCGGAATACCTGGAACGTCGCTACGACAAGACCGTCCGACTCATGTTCGCCGCCTACACGGTCTTCAACAACGCCTTCGTGGCCCTGGTCATGGTCATCGCTTTGGGCACCAAGGCCCTAGAGGCCTTCTTGGGCTTGCCTCCTGTATACGGGGCATTGGCCCTGGCGACGCTGACCGGGCTCTACACCGTCTACGGCGGGATGTCGTCGGTCGCCTGGACGGACACCTTTCAGTGCGTTCTCCTCCTGGCTGGCGGGCTGCTGGTATTCGCGGTCGGCCTGTCCCACGTGCCCGGAGGCTGGCACGGCCTTCTCGAGCGCATGGACCACGTGCAATCAGGTCATTTGCTCAGAGGCATCCACGATCCATTCGTTCCTTGGCCCGGCCTCATCGTGCTCATGCTGTCCACCAACGTCTGGTACTGCTGCACCAACCAGTTCTATGTCCAGTCCTGCCTTGGCGCCAAAGACCAGCGGCACGGCCGGCTCGGCATCCTGCTCACCGCTTTCCTGGCCCCCATACTGACCCTGTGTTTCGCGTTTCCCGGCTACATCGCCAACGACCTGACCCGACTTGGCGTCCTCCAACCGCTGGAGGACGCCAACGCCACGTATCCACTGCTGGTCAGCCGTTTCCTCGGGCCGGGCTTTCGCGGTTTTCTTGCGGCCGCTGTTCTGGGCGCCATCATGTCCACGGTGAGCTCAATCGTGAACGCCACGGCCAGCGTGTACACGATGGACATCTACAAGCAGTGGCAGCGACCACAGGCTTCTGACGCACAGATGGTTCGAACCGGGCGGCTCGCAGGATTCGCCACGCTGCTCATCGCGACGCCCCTCTCCCAGCTGGTGATCGATCGCGAGTACATCTTCACCTACTCTCAGAACGTCTGGTGCGTCCTGGCCATCCCGATCACCCTGGTCTTCACCTTGGGCGCCTTGTGGAGACGGGCCACCAGTTGGGCTGCGACCGCCACCTTCCTTTTTGTACTGCCGTTCGTAGCCGTACCCTTCCTGTTCGGCAGCACGACCGATAACTACCTTAGGTTCCAACTCGCCGCACACAGCCCTGTCTTGGTTATTCACATGTTCAACTTCGCCTGCCTGCTCTTCGTGGCTGCCCTGGCCTTCATGCTCATCGCCAGCCTGCTCACCCGTTCAGCTGACCCGGCGGCTGTCGCTCCCTACGTCTGGCGACCGGCTCTCTGCCGCCCGGCCGACGATTCGACACCCTGCGCCTGGTATCAAAGCGTGGGCCTCTGGAGCTCTGTCGCCGGCGTCATGTTCATCGCGATCTACGTGATCTACGGGTAG
- a CDS encoding hydrogenase, which yields MVTAWTDLLLILIALTNLAMTGLSSLGTCIRVMAIQGVMLGFVTVGVRHDAVSAHIVILVVGVMIIKGVVFPRLLLRGVREANVRREVEPFIGFTMSLLIGTLGLPAAIWLGSRLPAIDPAVSPLVVPVAFHAILIGLFLIVSRKKAVTQVLGYLGLENGIYIFGIALVKEATILIDLGVLLDIFVAVFVMGIAIFHISREFDHIDTDRLSTLKE from the coding sequence ATGGTGACGGCCTGGACTGACCTGTTACTGATCCTGATCGCTCTGACCAACCTGGCCATGACCGGCCTGAGTTCGCTGGGAACCTGCATCCGCGTCATGGCGATCCAGGGCGTGATGCTGGGCTTCGTCACCGTCGGCGTGCGACACGATGCCGTCTCGGCGCACATCGTCATCCTGGTCGTGGGAGTGATGATCATCAAAGGAGTGGTCTTCCCGCGACTGCTCCTCCGGGGCGTGCGCGAGGCCAACGTCCGCCGCGAAGTCGAGCCTTTCATCGGATTCACCATGTCGCTGCTGATCGGCACGCTGGGGCTGCCGGCAGCGATCTGGCTGGGATCGCGCCTGCCCGCCATCGACCCGGCGGTTTCGCCCCTGGTCGTCCCCGTCGCGTTTCACGCCATCCTGATCGGGTTGTTCCTAATCGTCAGCCGAAAGAAAGCTGTGACCCAGGTGCTCGGGTACCTGGGACTCGAAAACGGCATCTACATCTTTGGCATTGCCCTGGTCAAAGAGGCAACGATCCTGATCGACTTGGGCGTTCTGCTTGACATCTTCGTAGCGGTGTTTGTCATGGGCATCGCGATTTTCCACATCAGCCGGGAGTTCGATCACATCGACACCGACCGCCTGTCCACGCTCAAGGAATGA
- a CDS encoding serine/threonine-protein phosphatase has product MPTSSTFPELPRQPDVHGLQCMEIIGGNHAVHNHFSSPGMDIWLDSRPCEGAAGGDIHYFSMCGSGRVTRLAVADVSGHGPVMDDIAQKLRQLMRKYINLLDQTRFAQAVNQEFILHAGNDYFATIILLTYFAPTDHLIICNGGHPRPIWYSTRLARWILLDPATPDVGPSIREAKGTYRLARVSNLPLGIIERTDYHQYTVRLDKDDFVLVYTDALVEARNPLGKSLDEDGLMRVLGELVPSDARQLGQQLVERIDGWRGGAPLEDDQTIIVLHHNGTDPAPMTVGTAVRTMLKMLGLRSV; this is encoded by the coding sequence ATGCCGACATCTTCCACATTTCCGGAACTCCCGCGTCAGCCCGATGTACACGGGCTGCAGTGCATGGAGATTATCGGGGGGAACCATGCGGTCCACAACCATTTCTCGTCGCCGGGCATGGACATCTGGTTGGATAGCCGCCCTTGTGAGGGAGCCGCAGGCGGTGACATCCACTACTTCTCGATGTGTGGATCAGGGCGTGTGACCCGGCTTGCGGTTGCGGATGTCTCCGGCCATGGGCCGGTGATGGATGACATCGCTCAGAAGCTGCGCCAGTTAATGCGAAAGTACATCAACCTGCTCGACCAGACTCGCTTTGCTCAGGCCGTCAACCAGGAGTTCATTTTACATGCAGGCAACGATTACTTCGCCACGATTATCCTGCTCACCTACTTTGCCCCCACAGACCACCTCATTATCTGCAACGGCGGGCACCCCCGACCGATCTGGTACAGCACCCGGCTGGCACGGTGGATTCTGTTGGACCCGGCAACGCCCGACGTCGGTCCGTCTATTCGGGAGGCCAAGGGGACGTATCGCCTGGCGCGGGTGTCCAACCTCCCTTTGGGCATCATCGAGAGGACGGACTACCACCAGTACACAGTCAGACTTGACAAGGACGACTTCGTGCTCGTGTACACCGATGCCTTGGTCGAGGCTCGGAATCCGCTCGGTAAGTCTCTCGACGAGGATGGCCTCATGAGGGTTCTAGGGGAGCTCGTCCCGTCGGATGCTCGGCAGCTCGGGCAGCAGCTGGTCGAGCGGATTGACGGGTGGCGCGGTGGCGCGCCTCTGGAAGACGATCAGACGATTATCGTTCTCCATCACAACGGAACGGACCCGGCGCCGATGACCGTCGGCACCGCCGTCCGGACCATGCTCAAGATGCTCGGCCTCAGGAGTGTGTGA
- a CDS encoding Ig-like domain-containing protein has product MMRWLGSVVVWGVFVPVAIAGAAPKVVRTFPPNGAKDVDPATTEIVVVFDVPVKPNSWSVVQMGDATFPELAGDNPISFRDDKTCVAKVRLQADTAYGLGFNSRTRQGFKSAEDETAAEPYALQFRTGSGKPVVPEGPRVVRTDPEDGTADLEAGTYDLTILFSEPMEVGQASIMTPPEGPRLKMIGQPKWRDTRTFVAPVLLAAKTTYRVGINTGESKKFVSAGDGTPAAAMEFTFSTVGAPSAPAGKDKAVQLRYDCHQGDAGRLMQKSAVDIKLILSTGQTIPMSRKSGMNSIEEVLVAEKGYPVEVRKIVSEYVMQAMDPQSGQMRSSSRLEKPVAVKLDRRNEPVKVEMLDGQVPPALMSMLAEDSLIDILPAGSMRVGQTAEPSREALAKLKSVFDVKGEGRIDFKLTCKRIGTMEVPDARNAMLKAQGSGEPVTYEFDVAELAIDWKQDGVMQNDIPFSMTAKGEMIFAIDAGVVIRVKVDGKIDIKSMQTQGLDGQAVTLSGGGTYSTDRTFEPIKWTRGVRKKLGRTEKTEDRVPPERQDAGRESVDAAPGEKETRPSQPPEAGTRGESGPAESLSREMMPPLEGRLPRDWKMMNDELFGSQVAVPPGWTPRVRGDVALCIEPDKITKAGAFFVPMVLKAKGRPDDLADSFDEMLRKAMPTLRTETTGKPAADCVQRDLSGQIGRTPILGSYRAVVGRTGTGFVMGFLAPDEQLGDLKPTFYRILGSYRYTGSRVRLQPYRSAAIELRIPQGWQVRTSEANGTANQDIDWEAVCPSVPGARAFMVSPKFFSANWITDALSGQIDQQLLPLWQNKGFILASFTSDEQAIRQAMMLALPGLQVTRQQSLDEIRDLFSKIFELPIQTVQTIGGRMTIHVYEFIGRREVQGREMRCVATIGMGALVVQAPLRGPAGIWMTGIRGYEAPADRFADLSPMLERVGSSFTYTMWWIREVMKANEAQAKTLRQFYADMNRLDKEIFDNRVSTNSAINEMMYDTLTENHGYVNEKTGSIEKISPDQVERFRLDNGDIVSPDEVINQHIDPRNATRIRAAGTDDYMSFDRRVQVWP; this is encoded by the coding sequence ATGATGAGGTGGCTTGGATCTGTCGTGGTTTGGGGAGTGTTTGTCCCGGTAGCGATCGCCGGGGCTGCGCCCAAGGTGGTCAGGACGTTCCCGCCGAACGGGGCGAAGGATGTCGATCCGGCTACGACCGAGATCGTGGTGGTCTTCGACGTGCCCGTCAAGCCCAACAGCTGGTCTGTTGTTCAAATGGGGGATGCGACGTTTCCTGAGCTGGCGGGAGACAACCCGATCTCGTTTCGCGACGACAAGACCTGCGTCGCCAAGGTCAGGTTGCAGGCCGACACGGCCTACGGTCTGGGGTTCAACAGCAGGACGCGCCAAGGTTTCAAGTCGGCCGAGGATGAGACTGCAGCCGAGCCATATGCTCTTCAGTTCAGGACGGGTAGTGGCAAGCCGGTCGTACCCGAGGGCCCACGGGTAGTCAGGACCGATCCGGAGGACGGGACTGCCGATCTGGAGGCGGGGACGTACGATCTGACGATCCTGTTCAGCGAGCCGATGGAAGTCGGGCAGGCATCGATCATGACGCCGCCTGAGGGACCACGGCTTAAGATGATTGGCCAGCCGAAGTGGAGGGATACGCGGACATTTGTGGCTCCGGTTCTGCTCGCGGCCAAGACCACGTATCGAGTGGGCATCAACACCGGGGAGTCCAAGAAGTTCGTCAGTGCAGGTGACGGCACACCGGCGGCGGCGATGGAGTTCACGTTCAGCACGGTCGGAGCGCCGTCTGCTCCCGCCGGCAAGGATAAGGCTGTTCAGCTCCGTTACGACTGTCACCAGGGCGACGCGGGGCGGCTCATGCAGAAGTCGGCCGTGGACATCAAGCTGATTTTGTCGACCGGGCAGACTATCCCGATGAGCCGAAAATCGGGCATGAACTCCATTGAGGAGGTACTGGTTGCGGAGAAGGGCTATCCGGTCGAGGTTCGCAAGATCGTCAGCGAGTATGTCATGCAGGCGATGGATCCGCAGAGTGGCCAAATGCGGTCCTCGTCGCGGTTGGAGAAGCCGGTGGCCGTGAAGCTGGATCGCCGCAATGAGCCGGTCAAGGTCGAGATGCTGGACGGCCAAGTGCCCCCGGCGCTGATGAGTATGCTTGCCGAGGATAGCTTGATTGACATTCTGCCGGCCGGATCCATGAGAGTGGGGCAGACGGCGGAACCATCGCGGGAGGCCTTGGCCAAGCTCAAGAGCGTTTTTGACGTGAAGGGTGAAGGTAGGATCGACTTCAAACTGACATGCAAGCGAATCGGCACGATGGAGGTTCCAGACGCCCGCAACGCGATGCTCAAAGCTCAAGGTAGTGGTGAGCCCGTGACTTACGAGTTCGACGTGGCCGAACTGGCCATCGACTGGAAGCAGGATGGCGTCATGCAGAATGACATTCCCTTTAGCATGACTGCAAAGGGGGAGATGATCTTCGCCATCGATGCCGGTGTGGTGATCAGGGTCAAGGTTGACGGGAAGATCGACATCAAGTCGATGCAGACACAGGGCTTGGATGGGCAGGCGGTCACCCTCAGCGGGGGCGGGACTTACTCTACGGATCGCACATTTGAGCCAATCAAGTGGACCCGGGGAGTCAGGAAGAAGTTGGGGCGGACTGAGAAGACCGAGGACAGGGTCCCGCCGGAGAGGCAAGACGCTGGGCGGGAGTCAGTGGATGCGGCGCCGGGCGAAAAAGAGACTCGGCCCAGCCAGCCTCCGGAAGCGGGGACGAGGGGAGAATCGGGCCCGGCGGAGAGCCTTTCCAGGGAGATGATGCCTCCGCTGGAGGGCAGGCTACCCCGTGACTGGAAGATGATGAATGACGAGTTGTTCGGCTCGCAGGTTGCGGTGCCGCCGGGCTGGACTCCGCGGGTGCGGGGCGATGTTGCCCTGTGCATCGAGCCGGACAAGATTACCAAGGCAGGGGCTTTCTTCGTTCCCATGGTTCTGAAGGCCAAGGGGCGGCCGGACGATCTGGCCGACAGTTTCGACGAAATGCTCCGGAAAGCGATGCCGACATTACGCACCGAGACGACGGGCAAGCCGGCCGCCGACTGTGTACAGCGCGACCTGAGTGGTCAGATCGGCCGAACGCCGATTTTGGGCAGTTATCGGGCGGTCGTTGGCCGCACGGGTACGGGTTTTGTGATGGGCTTCCTGGCGCCGGACGAGCAGTTAGGCGATCTGAAGCCGACGTTCTATCGCATTCTGGGCAGCTATCGGTATACAGGATCGCGGGTACGGCTGCAGCCGTATCGGTCGGCGGCCATCGAACTGCGGATTCCCCAGGGCTGGCAGGTTCGGACCAGCGAGGCTAACGGTACGGCCAACCAGGACATCGACTGGGAGGCGGTCTGCCCGAGTGTGCCCGGGGCCCGGGCATTCATGGTGTCGCCGAAGTTCTTCTCGGCGAACTGGATCACGGATGCCCTCTCCGGCCAGATTGACCAGCAGCTGTTGCCCTTGTGGCAGAACAAGGGCTTCATTCTGGCCAGTTTCACGTCGGATGAGCAGGCCATTCGACAGGCCATGATGCTGGCGCTCCCGGGCCTGCAGGTCACGCGCCAGCAGAGTCTCGATGAGATTCGCGATCTGTTCAGCAAGATCTTCGAGTTGCCCATCCAAACCGTGCAGACAATAGGCGGGCGCATGACCATCCACGTGTACGAGTTCATCGGTCGCCGGGAGGTTCAGGGTCGCGAGATGCGCTGTGTGGCTACGATCGGCATGGGGGCGCTCGTTGTCCAGGCTCCACTGCGAGGGCCGGCCGGGATCTGGATGACGGGTATCCGCGGCTACGAAGCGCCGGCGGACAGGTTTGCCGACCTGTCGCCGATGCTGGAGCGTGTAGGGAGCAGTTTCACCTACACGATGTGGTGGATTCGTGAGGTCATGAAGGCCAACGAGGCGCAGGCCAAGACACTGCGGCAGTTCTACGCGGACATGAACCGGCTGGACAAGGAGATCTTCGATAACCGGGTCAGCACGAACTCGGCGATCAATGAGATGATGTACGACACGCTGACCGAGAATCACGGTTATGTCAACGAGAAGACGGGGAGTATCGAGAAGATCTCCCCCGATCAGGTCGAGAGGTTCCGGTTGGACAACGGGGATATCGTGAGCCCGGACGAGGTCATCAATCAGCACATTGACCCTCGGAATGCCACCCGCATTCGAGCGGCGGGGACGGACGATTACATGTCTTTTGACCGCCGAGTTCAAGTCTGGCCGTGA
- a CDS encoding NADH dehydrogenase FAD-containing subunit, with the protein MIAALFLIPSLAGLAAFFIRSDATRRTLLMATAIGHTILTTAAWWVKDEVHVEAWLALDALGLLFLSITSLLFLVTAIYGLGYLSREPRGSHHDIEEGFLISNAPEAVFTGCLLVFLGMMSLVCVSAHFGLIWVAVEATTLASAPLIYFHRHHRSLEATWKYLLICSVGIALALLGNFFLAVAAAAPDGSTMPLVVQNLMGHGDSLHGAWLRTAFVFLIVGYGTKMGLAPLHTWLPDAHSESPSVVSALLSGALLNCAFLSILRAQQVLSAAGCAAFGQNLLLLLGLVSIGVAAVFIVGQADYKRMLAYSSVEHVGILALGVGLGGAGAFGAMLHAVNHSLTKAMLFLVAGNILAVYGTKSGRDVRGVFRVLPVSGLLWVAGFLAITGSPPFGMFLSEFTVLKAALDQGRPGVAALYLALLAVIFVGMASVFLKMAQGEASGPFKGKETTESWSSSLPPVALALMVLILGVHVPAWLSQLLHQAAQALGGS; encoded by the coding sequence ATGATCGCGGCCCTGTTTCTCATTCCATCTTTGGCCGGTCTGGCCGCCTTTTTCATTCGATCCGACGCCACCCGTCGGACCCTGCTGATGGCCACGGCCATCGGTCACACGATCCTGACAACGGCAGCCTGGTGGGTCAAGGACGAGGTTCATGTCGAGGCGTGGTTGGCGCTGGATGCCCTCGGCCTGCTGTTCCTGAGCATCACCAGCCTGCTTTTCCTGGTCACCGCCATCTACGGTCTGGGCTACCTGAGCCGCGAACCGCGCGGATCGCACCATGACATCGAGGAGGGCTTCCTGATCTCCAACGCCCCGGAGGCCGTCTTCACCGGCTGCCTGCTGGTGTTCCTGGGCATGATGTCATTGGTGTGCGTCAGCGCCCATTTCGGACTGATCTGGGTCGCGGTCGAGGCCACAACACTGGCCAGCGCCCCGCTGATCTACTTCCACCGCCATCATCGGTCACTCGAGGCAACATGGAAGTACCTGCTGATCTGCTCGGTCGGTATCGCCCTTGCCTTGCTGGGCAATTTCTTCCTGGCCGTGGCCGCCGCCGCCCCGGATGGAAGCACGATGCCGCTGGTGGTCCAGAACCTCATGGGCCACGGGGATTCGCTTCACGGCGCGTGGCTCAGGACAGCCTTTGTGTTCCTGATCGTGGGATACGGTACCAAGATGGGCCTCGCCCCCCTGCACACCTGGCTACCCGACGCCCACAGCGAGTCACCTTCGGTCGTCTCGGCCCTTCTGTCCGGCGCCCTGCTCAACTGTGCGTTCCTCAGCATCCTCCGAGCCCAACAGGTGCTATCCGCAGCCGGCTGTGCCGCGTTCGGGCAGAACCTTCTTCTCCTCCTCGGACTCGTTTCCATCGGCGTAGCGGCGGTGTTCATTGTCGGGCAGGCCGACTACAAACGCATGCTCGCCTACTCCAGCGTTGAGCATGTGGGAATCCTCGCCCTGGGCGTCGGCCTCGGTGGAGCGGGCGCGTTTGGAGCTATGCTCCATGCGGTCAACCATTCACTGACCAAGGCCATGCTCTTCCTCGTGGCAGGCAACATCCTCGCGGTGTACGGCACGAAATCGGGCAGGGACGTCCGCGGCGTGTTCCGGGTACTCCCTGTCTCCGGACTGCTCTGGGTCGCGGGTTTCCTGGCCATCACCGGGTCACCCCCCTTCGGCATGTTCCTCAGCGAATTCACCGTCCTGAAGGCAGCGCTGGACCAGGGCCGCCCCGGCGTTGCAGCACTGTACCTGGCCCTGCTGGCCGTCATTTTCGTCGGGATGGCCTCGGTCTTCCTCAAAATGGCCCAGGGCGAGGCGTCAGGACCGTTCAAGGGCAAGGAAACGACGGAGTCCTGGTCATCGAGCCTACCGCCCGTCGCTCTAGCACTCATGGTGCTGATCCTTGGCGTCCACGTCCCTGCATGGCTGAGCCAACTGCTCCATCAGGCAGCACAGGCCCTGGGAGGATCATGA